A DNA window from Pedomonas mirosovicensis contains the following coding sequences:
- a CDS encoding DsbA family oxidoreductase has product MIEIAIIADLICPWSYIGKRNLDMALAERSEYPVTIQWLPYQLAPDVPPAGADRADYMESHLGSEQQLAAHQDSVREHGVAAGIEFRFERIRRVPNTLDAHRLLRWAGEHDLAHDMAQRLFEAYFEEGLDIGDRAVLARLAEDIGLSGEDVASLLATDTDVEPIRAGFQRSREIGVRGIPTLIFQGQWAVAGVQATEALVQVLDQLEAEAVTGYEPPAANDTE; this is encoded by the coding sequence ATGATTGAAATTGCCATCATCGCTGACCTCATCTGCCCCTGGAGCTATATCGGCAAGCGCAACCTCGACATGGCGCTGGCCGAACGCTCGGAATATCCCGTCACCATCCAGTGGCTGCCCTATCAGCTCGCGCCGGACGTGCCCCCTGCGGGCGCTGACCGGGCCGACTATATGGAAAGCCATCTGGGCTCGGAGCAGCAACTGGCCGCCCATCAGGATTCCGTGCGCGAGCACGGGGTGGCGGCGGGCATTGAGTTCCGCTTCGAGCGCATCCGGCGCGTGCCCAACACGCTCGATGCCCACCGCCTGCTGCGCTGGGCGGGCGAGCACGACCTTGCCCACGACATGGCCCAGCGCCTGTTCGAAGCCTATTTCGAGGAAGGGCTGGACATCGGCGATCGCGCCGTGCTCGCCCGGCTTGCCGAAGACATCGGCCTCAGCGGGGAAGACGTTGCCAGCCTCCTCGCCACCGATACGGATGTGGAGCCCATCCGCGCCGGGTTCCAGCGCTCCCGCGAAATCGGCGTGCGCGGCATCCCGACCCTCATCTTCCAGGGCCAGTGGGCCGTCGCCGGCGTGCAGGCCACCGAAGCCCTCGTCCAGGTGCTCGACCAGCTGGAAGCCGAAGCCGTCACCGGCTACGAGCCTCCCGCCGCCAACGACACCGAGTAG